GCACGTGCGGCCGGGAGACGCGCGGCGCATGCTGCGCACGGAGGTGCTCGAGGGGCTGTGCGTGGAGGGGCGGCAGAAGGAGCTGTCCCCCAAGTGGCTCTACGACGAGCGCGGCAGCCAGCTCTTCGACGACATCACCCGCCTGCCCGAGTACTACCCCACGCGGCGCGAGCGGGAAATCCTCCGGGAGCACGCGCGGGACATCGCGCGCGCGTGCGCGGCCCACACGCTCGTGGAGCTGGGCAGTGGCAGCAGCGAGAAGACGCGGCTGCTGCTCGACGCGCTCCGGGAGGAGGGCGGCCTCGAGCGCTTCGTCCCCTTCGACGTGAGCGAGTCCTTCCTGCGCCAGTCGGCCGAGGCGGTGGCGCGCGACTACCCCGGGCTGCACGTGCACGCGGTGGTGGGGGACTTCGAGCGACACCTGGGGCGCTGGCCGCGCGAGGGCCGCACGCTGGTGGCCTTCCTCGGCGGCACCATCGGCAACCTCAAGCCCGCCGAGCGCGCACGCTTCTACGCCCGGCTCGCCGAGGGGATGGAGCCGGGGGACGGCCTGCTGGTGGGGACGGATCTGCTCAAGAGCCGCTCGCGGCTGTTCGCGGCGTACAACGATCGGGCGGGGGTGACGGCGGCCTTCAACCGCAACGTCCTGCGGGTGCTCAACCACGAGCTCCAGGCGGACTTCGACCCCGAGGCCTTCGAGCACCTGGCGCCCTTCGACGAGGAGAACCAGTGGGTGGAGATGAGGCTCATCTCCACCCGGGCCCAGGCGGTGCGGCTGCCGGCGCTCGAGCGCTTCGTGAACTTCGCCGAGGGCGAGGTGCTGCGCACGGAGGTGAGCTGCAAGTTCCACCCCGCGCGGGTGGAGGAGGAGCTGGCGGCGGCGGGCCTCGAGCGCGTGGGGTACTGGACGGACGCGGCGGGAGACTTCGCCTTGTCGCTCGCACGCAAACACTGAGCACCCGGCGCCCAAGCGCGCACCGGCCAACACTCGGCGGCCTCGGGGCGGCTGGGACCGTCCGGCGACGAACATCCGCGCCATGCGTCACGGGGGGGGAGGGCCCACGCCTACCTCCGAATGCGTCATACCTTTGCACGAACGGTCCAGCCTTTGGCGTCGCGTGGCGGCGGGCCCCAGACAGGAGCGCCAGGAGCCCACCCTCCGGGGGGGAAGGGTCGGTATCGAGGTGCATGGGGATTCATCGGGCGCCGCCCGGAGAGCATGAGGTCGCTCCCGGGAGTGGCGCCCGATGTCTGTGCGGGGGCTAGCGCGGCGGGGGTTGCAGGTGGATGGCCTGGCAGGAGGAGGCCGCCTCGCGCACCTCGTCCTCGGAGACGCCGGGCAGGCTGGCGCACAGGAACAGGTCGCGCTCCACGCGCCGCGCGCCGAAGAAGGCCGGGTGGGCCTCGCCCACGCCTCCGTCCGCGAACCTCGGCGCGAGCTTCACCCGCACGAGCACGAAGTCCTCGCCCTCCTCGAGCTGCTCGTCCGAGCGCGCGAAGCCCTCGAAGGCGCGCGCGAGCAGCGCGGTGAGCGCGTCACCGGAGGGCAGCGCGTCGCCCTCGCCGGTGCGCAGATCCACGCGCAACACGGGGTGGTGGGGGGGACCGAAGCGCAGGCTGCCATCCTCCTCGGGCTGGGCGCTCCACCCGGTGGGCAGGGGAACCTTCACCCCCACCCGGCGCGAGGCCGTCCGGGGAGCCTCGGCGGACGCATCCGAGGCATCCACCGGCACCTCCGCCCGGCGCTCGCGGCAGCCCTCGCACCCCGTGCCCCCGGCGGCGAGCGCCAGCAGGGCGGCGGCGAGGCGCGGGCGCACGGAGGCGCGCACCTCTACTTCCGGCCCTCACCGCCGGGCGGGGGCGGGGGCGTGGAGCCCTTGGCGCCGAGGTTCTCCATCTTGCTGGAGCCCTCGAAGATGACGCCCCGGTCCATGGTGAGCGCGGGCGTCTCGATGTTGCCCTTCACGCGCGCGGGCGCATGCAGCTCGATGAGCTGCGTGGCGCGCACGTTGCCTTCCACGGTGCCATTGATGATGACGGTGCCGGCGGTGATCTCCGCCTGGACCCGGGCGCCCTCACCCACCACGAGCACGTCCTTGGTGATGATCTGCCCGTTGAACTTGCCGTCGATGCGGACCTGCCCCTCGAAGGTGAGCTTGCCCTCGAACTCGCTGCCCTTGCCCAGCAGGGTGTGAACCTCACCCGGAC
Above is a window of Cystobacter fuscus DNA encoding:
- the egtD gene encoding L-histidine N(alpha)-methyltransferase — encoded protein: MAAGKGRQRWEAGQPAVTMQVHVRPGDARRMLRTEVLEGLCVEGRQKELSPKWLYDERGSQLFDDITRLPEYYPTRREREILREHARDIARACAAHTLVELGSGSSEKTRLLLDALREEGGLERFVPFDVSESFLRQSAEAVARDYPGLHVHAVVGDFERHLGRWPREGRTLVAFLGGTIGNLKPAERARFYARLAEGMEPGDGLLVGTDLLKSRSRLFAAYNDRAGVTAAFNRNVLRVLNHELQADFDPEAFEHLAPFDEENQWVEMRLISTRAQAVRLPALERFVNFAEGEVLRTEVSCKFHPARVEEELAAAGLERVGYWTDAAGDFALSLARKH
- the bacM gene encoding bactofilin BacM, which produces MALLGKKEEKTNVPLLGGGSIKEDFVATRPGEVHTLLGKGSEFEGKLTFEGQVRIDGKFNGQIITKDVLVVGEGARVQAEITAGTVIINGTVEGNVRATQLIELHAPARVKGNIETPALTMDRGVIFEGSSKMENLGAKGSTPPPPPGGEGRK